The proteins below are encoded in one region of Pelecanus crispus isolate bPelCri1 chromosome 4, bPelCri1.pri, whole genome shotgun sequence:
- the NKX3-2 gene encoding homeobox protein Nkx-3.2: MAVRGGNALTPFSIQAILNKKEERARHAAGRPPPPGAAGGWRLCGAAEGPPLPAPAARGRAPRTPAGWDSDSALSEEPEGERRSEEEGAGGSARPAEAAGGGRPEEARPPEAAERDAAGLSDSEMSAAVSDRSPPEEEDGAGKCGKLLPGEEEAAAPKPRKKRSRAAFSHAQVFELERRFNHQRYLSGPERADLAASLKLTETQVKIWFQNRRYKTKRRQMAADLLAAAPAAKKVAVKVLVRDDQRQYHPGEVLRPPSLLSLQPSYYYPYYCLPGWALSTCAAAAGTQ, translated from the exons aTGGCCGTGCGCGGCGGCAACGCCCTGACGCCTTTCTCCATCCAGGCCATCCTCAACAAGAAGGAGGAGCGCGCCCGCcacgcggcggggcggccgccgcccccgggaGCGGCCGGCGGCTGGCGGCTGTGCGGCGCCGCCGAgggcccgccgctccccgcgcccgccgcccgcggccGAGCCCCGCGGACGCCGGCGGGCTGGGACTCGGACTCGGCGCTCAGCGAGGAGCCCGAGGGCGAGCGGCGCTCCGAGGAGGAGGGCGCcgggggcagcgcccgccccgccgaagccgcgggcggggggcggccggagGAGGCGCGGCCCCCGGAGGCGGCGGAGCGGGACGCCGCCGGCCTCAGTGACAGCGAGATGTCGGCCGCCGTCTCAG ATCGCAGCCCgccggaggaggaggacggAGCGGGCAAGTGCGGGAAGCTGCtgccgggggaggaggaggcggcggcgccgaAGCCGCGGAAGAAGCGCTCCCGCGCAGCCTTTTCCCACGCACAGGTCTTCGAGCTGGAGCGGCGCTTCAACCACCAGCGCTACCTCTCGGGGCCCGAGCGGGCCGACCTGGCCGCCTCGCTGAAGCTCACCGAGACGCAGGTGAAGATCTGGTTCCAGAACCGGCGCTACAAGACGAAGCGGCGGCAGATGGCCGCCGACCTGCtggccgccgcccccgccgccaaGAAGGTGGCCGTCAAGGTGCTGGTGCGCGACGACCAGAGACAGTACCACCCCGGCGAGGTGCTGCGGCCGCCCTCGCTgctctccctccagccctcctACTACTACCCCTACTACTGCCTGCCCGGGTGGGCTCTGTCCACCTGCGCCGCAGCCGCCGGCACCCAGTGA